The following are encoded together in the Bradyrhizobium genosp. L genome:
- a CDS encoding PaaI family thioesterase, with the protein MAIAKMSVADVEEFLRREFPQAFVHDDIRIESADGETALLRQQFSERMLRPGGTVSGPTLMGLADFAMYVVLLSAIGPVGLAVTTNLNINFLRKGQTGQDVMAVAKLLKLGRRLAVGEVNLLSGTSPDPIAHVTATYSIPNT; encoded by the coding sequence ATGGCGATTGCGAAAATGAGCGTGGCTGACGTGGAGGAGTTCCTGCGGCGGGAATTCCCACAGGCGTTCGTCCACGACGACATCAGGATCGAAAGCGCCGACGGCGAGACGGCCCTGCTGCGCCAGCAGTTCAGCGAGCGCATGCTGCGCCCGGGAGGAACGGTGTCGGGGCCGACCCTGATGGGGCTCGCCGATTTCGCGATGTATGTGGTGCTGCTGTCGGCGATCGGGCCGGTCGGTCTCGCCGTCACCACCAACCTCAATATCAACTTCCTGCGCAAGGGCCAGACCGGGCAGGATGTGATGGCGGTGGCGAAACTGCTCAAGCTCGGCAGGCGGCTTGCGGTCGGCGAGGTCAATCTGCTGTCCGGCACGTCGCCCGATCCGATCGCCCATGTCACGGCGACCTATTCCATTCCAAATACGTGA
- a CDS encoding L-aspartate oxidase has product MSTDISDLADSAVIIGGGAAGLMTALELVPRPVVLLSKSPLGAEASSMWAQGGLAAAVGADDSPALHFADTLAAGAGLCDEAAASRIVHAAPDAVERLEKLGVAFDRRADGSWRLGLEAAHGRNRIVHATGDGTGREIMRALIAAVRRTPSITLLEGIEARRLLVEDNAVNGVLAASSDGALTLATNRVVIATGGIGGLFADSTNPGGCFGQGLALAAHAGARLSDLEFVQFHPTAFDGPSRPMPLLTEAIRGDGADLIDETGRRFMADQAGAELAPRDIVARAVWRHRADGHRTFLDARRHPGADFGQRYPVISAFCKMAGIDPANDPIPIRPAVHYHMGGIAVDGEGRSTVQGLWACGEAARTGLHGANRLASNSLMEAIVCARWVAASVDSVDAGPRAMLRDEAMPPAADPLAVRPILTQGLGVLRDRDGIARTVRGLAPLARGQGATSDPALVGLMIAVAAIKREESRGGHFRSDFPDTAASAVPSSLTRTEALAAVRDIVETVLTARSARS; this is encoded by the coding sequence ATGAGCACTGATATCTCCGATCTCGCCGACAGTGCCGTCATCATCGGTGGCGGCGCCGCGGGCCTCATGACGGCGCTTGAGCTCGTGCCCAGGCCCGTCGTGCTGCTGTCGAAATCGCCGCTCGGTGCCGAAGCCTCCAGCATGTGGGCGCAAGGCGGCCTCGCGGCTGCTGTCGGCGCCGACGACAGCCCTGCCCTGCACTTCGCCGACACGCTCGCCGCCGGCGCCGGCCTTTGCGACGAGGCGGCGGCATCCAGAATCGTCCATGCTGCGCCCGATGCGGTAGAGCGGCTGGAAAAACTCGGCGTCGCCTTCGATCGTCGCGCCGACGGCAGTTGGCGCCTCGGGCTGGAGGCAGCGCATGGCCGCAACCGTATCGTGCACGCCACCGGCGACGGCACCGGCCGCGAGATCATGCGGGCATTGATCGCGGCAGTGCGCCGCACGCCATCAATCACGCTGCTGGAAGGTATCGAGGCGCGCCGGCTGCTGGTCGAAGACAATGCGGTCAACGGCGTGCTGGCGGCTTCCAGCGATGGTGCGCTGACGCTTGCGACCAATCGCGTGGTGATCGCGACCGGCGGCATCGGCGGGCTGTTCGCCGACAGCACCAATCCGGGCGGCTGCTTCGGTCAGGGCCTCGCGCTTGCAGCCCATGCCGGCGCAAGATTGTCGGACCTCGAATTCGTCCAGTTTCATCCGACCGCCTTCGACGGGCCATCGCGGCCGATGCCGCTGTTGACCGAGGCGATCCGCGGCGACGGCGCTGACCTGATCGACGAGACCGGACGGCGCTTCATGGCGGACCAGGCGGGCGCCGAGCTCGCGCCGCGCGACATCGTCGCGCGCGCCGTGTGGCGCCACCGCGCCGACGGGCATCGCACCTTCCTCGACGCGCGCAGGCATCCGGGTGCGGATTTCGGACAGCGCTATCCCGTGATCAGCGCGTTCTGCAAGATGGCTGGCATCGATCCCGCCAATGATCCGATCCCGATCCGGCCGGCGGTGCATTACCACATGGGCGGTATCGCGGTTGATGGTGAAGGGCGCAGCACGGTGCAGGGTCTCTGGGCCTGCGGCGAAGCGGCCCGCACCGGACTGCACGGTGCCAATCGCCTCGCCAGCAACTCGCTGATGGAAGCGATCGTCTGCGCGCGCTGGGTCGCCGCAAGCGTCGACAGCGTGGATGCAGGCCCGCGCGCGATGCTGCGCGACGAAGCCATGCCGCCGGCCGCCGATCCCTTGGCCGTGCGGCCGATCCTCACCCAGGGATTAGGCGTGCTGCGCGACCGCGACGGCATCGCACGCACGGTCCGCGGCCTCGCTCCGCTTGCCCGCGGTCAGGGCGCGACGTCCGATCCGGCGCTGGTCGGGTTGATGATCGCGGTCGCTGCGATCAAGCGCGAAGAGAGCCGCGGCGGCCATTTCCGCAGCGATTTTCCGGACACGGCGGCGTCGGCCGTCCCGTCGTCCCTCACCCGCACCGAGGCGCTCGCCGCCGTGCGCGACATCGTCGAAACCGTTCTAACCGCCAGGAGTGCCCGCTCATGA
- a CDS encoding O-acetylhomoserine aminocarboxypropyltransferase, producing the protein MTDRLPGFSTLAVHAGAQPDPTTGARATPIYQTTSFVFNDADHAASLFGLQAFGNIYTRIGNPTNAVLEERVAALEGGTAALAVASGHAAQVVVLQQLMRPGDEVLAARKLYGGSINQFTHAFKAFGWNVAWADPDDVSSFERAVTPHTKAIFIESIANPAGSITDIEAIAAVARKAGVPLIVDNTLASPYLIKPIDHGADIVVHSLTKFLGGHGNSLGGIIVDAGTFDWAKDNKYPMLSEPRPEYHGIRLQETFGNFAFAIACRVLGLRDLGPALSPFNAFMILTGIETLPLRMQKHCDNAKAVAEFLSGHAAVSAVNYAGLPGDRYNQLQRKYAPKGAGAVFTFSLKGGYDAGVNLVSNLKLFSHLANVGDTRSLVIHPASTTHSQLDDVAKVKSGAAPDVVRVSIGIEDKEDLIADLDQALNA; encoded by the coding sequence ATGACCGATCGCCTTCCGGGATTTTCCACCCTCGCCGTGCACGCCGGCGCGCAGCCTGATCCCACCACCGGCGCGCGGGCGACGCCGATCTACCAGACCACGTCATTCGTGTTCAACGATGCCGACCATGCGGCCTCGCTGTTCGGCCTGCAGGCGTTCGGCAACATCTATACCCGCATCGGCAACCCGACCAACGCAGTGCTGGAAGAACGCGTCGCCGCGCTCGAGGGCGGCACCGCGGCGCTCGCGGTCGCCTCCGGCCATGCGGCACAGGTCGTCGTGCTGCAACAGCTGATGCGGCCCGGCGACGAAGTGCTCGCCGCGCGGAAACTCTATGGCGGTTCGATCAACCAGTTCACCCACGCCTTCAAGGCGTTCGGCTGGAACGTGGCCTGGGCCGATCCCGACGACGTCTCGAGCTTCGAGCGCGCGGTGACGCCGCACACCAAGGCGATCTTCATCGAGTCGATCGCCAACCCCGCCGGCAGCATCACCGACATCGAGGCGATTGCGGCGGTGGCGCGCAAGGCCGGCGTGCCCCTGATCGTCGACAACACGCTGGCCTCGCCCTATCTGATCAAGCCGATCGACCACGGCGCCGACATCGTCGTGCACTCCTTGACCAAATTCCTCGGCGGCCACGGCAATTCGCTCGGCGGCATCATCGTCGACGCCGGCACTTTCGACTGGGCCAAGGACAACAAATATCCGATGCTGAGCGAGCCGCGGCCGGAATATCATGGCATCCGGCTCCAGGAGACCTTTGGCAATTTTGCCTTCGCGATCGCCTGCCGCGTGCTCGGCCTGCGCGACCTCGGTCCGGCGCTGTCGCCGTTCAACGCCTTCATGATCCTGACCGGCATCGAGACGCTGCCGCTGCGCATGCAGAAACACTGCGACAATGCCAAGGCGGTGGCGGAATTCCTCTCCGGCCATGCGGCGGTCTCGGCGGTGAACTATGCCGGACTGCCCGGCGACCGGTACAATCAACTCCAGCGCAAATATGCGCCGAAGGGTGCCGGCGCCGTGTTCACTTTCAGCCTCAAGGGCGGCTACGACGCCGGCGTCAATCTGGTGTCGAACCTGAAACTGTTCTCGCACCTGGCCAATGTCGGCGACACCCGCTCGCTGGTGATCCACCCGGCCTCCACCACCCACAGCCAGCTCGACGACGTGGCCAAGGTGAAGTCGGGCGCGGCGCCCGACGTGGTCCGCGTCTCGATCGGCATCGAGGACAAGGAAGACCTGATTGCGGACCTCGACCAGGCGCTCAACGCCTGA
- a CDS encoding GGDEF domain-containing protein yields the protein MSFDTSTLYLFATMVAGMLGAMLLLFGRQENIPALKWWGTAYLLGATSVALSTAAGATLGVPISLALNAVGFAACSMVWNASRVFHGRKPNLPGLVLGPIAWVGAVTVVENPALRLTIGAAIVAVYAALTASELWRERRRAMQKRWPAIVVPVAHGCVLMLPILLGDLLRPHDENFGSSVWVTLFSIELVLYAIGTVFVIFMMVSDRAVAVHKTAASVDPLSGMLNRRGFSEACARVIEREANAGRPVTVMIFDIDHFKSINDRFGHPAGDEILKLFAAVVVNNLRISDLSGRIGGEEFAALLPCSLEEGVLVAERVREAFETSNIVCEEGAVDTTVSIGVAGGPAGTELEVLLASADTALYQAKRGGRNRVEAAEELPLSLENWRRKTAGLPASARHKPVIVQG from the coding sequence ATGTCGTTCGACACGTCGACACTTTATTTGTTCGCCACCATGGTTGCGGGCATGCTCGGCGCCATGCTGTTGCTGTTCGGCAGGCAGGAGAACATTCCCGCGCTGAAATGGTGGGGCACCGCCTATCTGCTCGGCGCCACGTCGGTGGCGCTCTCGACCGCCGCAGGCGCGACGCTTGGCGTCCCGATCTCGCTGGCGCTGAACGCGGTCGGCTTTGCCGCCTGCAGCATGGTCTGGAACGCCTCGCGCGTCTTCCACGGCCGCAAGCCCAATCTGCCCGGGCTGGTGCTCGGCCCGATCGCCTGGGTCGGCGCCGTGACGGTGGTGGAGAATCCCGCGCTGCGCCTGACCATTGGCGCTGCGATCGTCGCGGTCTACGCCGCGCTGACCGCCTCCGAGCTCTGGCGCGAGCGCCGCCGCGCGATGCAGAAGCGCTGGCCCGCGATCGTCGTTCCGGTCGCACATGGCTGCGTGCTGATGCTGCCGATCCTGCTCGGCGACCTGTTGCGGCCGCATGACGAGAATTTCGGATCGAGCGTCTGGGTCACGCTGTTCTCGATCGAGCTCGTGCTGTACGCGATCGGCACCGTGTTCGTGATCTTCATGATGGTGTCGGACCGCGCGGTGGCCGTGCACAAGACCGCGGCCTCGGTCGATCCCCTGAGCGGCATGCTCAACCGCCGCGGCTTCTCGGAGGCCTGCGCGCGGGTGATCGAGCGCGAGGCCAATGCCGGCCGCCCGGTCACGGTGATGATCTTCGACATCGATCACTTCAAGTCGATCAACGACCGCTTCGGCCATCCGGCGGGCGACGAGATCTTGAAGCTGTTCGCCGCCGTCGTGGTCAACAATTTGAGAATCAGCGATCTCTCCGGCCGCATCGGCGGCGAGGAATTCGCGGCGTTGCTGCCGTGCTCGCTGGAGGAGGGCGTGCTGGTCGCCGAGCGCGTGCGCGAGGCCTTCGAGACCAGCAACATCGTCTGCGAGGAAGGCGCGGTCGATACCACCGTCTCGATCGGCGTCGCCGGCGGGCCGGCCGGGACCGAGCTCGAGGTGCTGCTGGCATCCGCCGACACCGCGCTGTACCAGGCCAAGCGCGGCGGTCGCAACCGGGTCGAGGCCGCCGAAGAGCTGCCGCTCTCGCTGGAGAACTGGCGGCGCAAGACGGCCGGGCTGCCGGCGTCGGCGCGGCACAAGCCGGTGATTGTCCAGGGCTGA
- a CDS encoding NUDIX hydrolase, which produces MARSPQKPSISGNAITADLVAVLVAVTDGTPEIMTIAGGSALPSGPFEFSHRSLQTALRAWVETQTGHPLGYVEQLYTFADRGRSGDVKAPHSVSISYLGLTREDQVGQGFEAHWFAWYDYFPWEDHRAGAPACIAKLIAPKLKAWAKAAPSPTLQRERWQRCAITFGLDDRGWNEELVLQRYELLWEAGLIPEAGRDTRLIPGKPMTADHRRILATGIARLRAKIKYRPVVFELMPAEFTLLQLQRSVEALAGRLVHKQNFRRLIEQQELVEETGAIAADTVGRPAKLFRFRHAVLAERAVAGTKLPLTRT; this is translated from the coding sequence GTGGCACGATCGCCGCAGAAACCCAGCATATCAGGCAATGCCATCACCGCCGACCTCGTCGCGGTGCTGGTCGCCGTCACCGACGGCACGCCTGAGATCATGACCATCGCGGGCGGCTCGGCGCTGCCCAGCGGCCCGTTCGAATTCAGCCACCGTTCGCTGCAGACGGCGCTGCGGGCCTGGGTCGAGACCCAGACCGGCCATCCGCTCGGTTATGTCGAGCAGCTCTACACGTTCGCCGACCGAGGCCGCTCCGGCGACGTCAAGGCGCCGCACAGCGTCTCCATCAGCTATCTCGGCCTCACCCGCGAGGACCAGGTCGGTCAGGGTTTCGAGGCGCATTGGTTCGCCTGGTACGACTATTTCCCCTGGGAGGACCATCGCGCCGGCGCACCGGCCTGTATCGCCAAGCTGATTGCGCCGAAGCTGAAGGCGTGGGCGAAAGCGGCACCGTCGCCAACGCTGCAACGCGAGCGCTGGCAGCGCTGCGCCATCACCTTCGGCCTCGACGACCGCGGCTGGAACGAAGAGCTGGTGCTGCAGCGCTATGAGCTACTCTGGGAGGCAGGACTGATCCCGGAGGCAGGCCGCGATACACGGCTCATCCCCGGCAAGCCGATGACCGCAGATCATCGCCGCATCCTCGCCACCGGGATTGCGCGGCTGCGCGCCAAAATCAAATACCGCCCGGTGGTGTTCGAGCTGATGCCGGCAGAGTTCACCCTGCTGCAACTGCAACGCAGTGTTGAGGCGCTCGCAGGCCGGCTGGTCCACAAGCAGAATTTCCGCCGCCTCATCGAACAGCAGGAACTCGTTGAAGAGACTGGCGCAATCGCGGCGGACACGGTCGGCCGCCCGGCCAAGCTGTTCCGCTTCCGCCACGCCGTGCTTGCCGAACGCGCCGTCGCCGGCACCAAGCTGCCGCTAACACGCACTTGA
- the rplM gene encoding 50S ribosomal protein L13, whose amino-acid sequence MSTFSAKPAEVTKKWVVIDAKGLVVGRLATLVAMRLRGKHLPTYTPHVDCGDNVVIINAAHVVLTGRKREQKTYYKHTGFIGGIKERTAKQILEGRFPERVVEKAIERMIPRGPLGRMQMGNLRVYPGAEHPHEAQSPEKVDIASLNRKNTRAA is encoded by the coding sequence ATGAGCACGTTCTCGGCCAAGCCCGCCGAAGTGACGAAGAAGTGGGTCGTGATCGACGCCAAGGGTTTGGTCGTCGGCCGTCTCGCCACCCTCGTTGCGATGCGCCTGCGCGGCAAACACCTGCCCACCTACACCCCGCATGTCGACTGCGGCGACAACGTCGTCATCATCAACGCCGCGCATGTGGTGCTGACCGGTCGCAAGCGCGAGCAGAAGACCTACTACAAGCACACCGGTTTCATCGGCGGCATCAAGGAGCGCACCGCGAAGCAGATCCTCGAGGGTCGCTTCCCCGAGCGCGTCGTCGAGAAGGCGATCGAGCGCATGATCCCGCGCGGCCCGCTCGGCCGCATGCAGATGGGCAATCTGCGCGTCTATCCCGGTGCCGAGCACCCGCATGAAGCGCAGAGCCCCGAGAAGGTCGATATCGCTTCCCTGAACCGCAAGAACACGAGGGCCGCTTAA
- the rpsI gene encoding 30S ribosomal protein S9, producing the protein MSDTLQSLDQLSQVKPAAPDAPKYVKKVDKFNRAYATGKRKDAVARVWVKPGSGKISVNTREFEVYFARPVLRMMIQQPLVAAARNGQYDVICTVAGGGLSGQAGAVRHGISRALTNFEPELRSVLKKGGFLTRDSRAVERKKYGKAKARKSFQFSKR; encoded by the coding sequence ATGTCCGACACGTTGCAGTCCCTCGACCAGCTCTCGCAGGTCAAGCCGGCGGCGCCCGACGCGCCGAAATATGTCAAGAAGGTCGACAAGTTCAACCGCGCCTACGCCACCGGCAAGCGCAAGGACGCCGTCGCCCGCGTCTGGGTCAAGCCCGGCTCCGGCAAGATCTCGGTCAACACCCGCGAATTCGAAGTTTACTTCGCCCGCCCGGTGCTGCGCATGATGATCCAGCAGCCGCTGGTCGCGGCCGCCCGCAATGGCCAGTACGACGTGATCTGCACCGTCGCCGGCGGCGGCCTGTCCGGCCAGGCCGGTGCCGTCAGACACGGCATCTCCCGGGCGCTGACCAACTTCGAGCCCGAGCTGCGCAGTGTCCTCAAGAAGGGCGGCTTCCTCACCCGCGACTCACGCGCGGTCGAGCGCAAGAAGTACGGCAAGGCGAAGGCCCGCAAGTCCTTCCAGTTCTCGAAGCGCTAA
- a CDS encoding CoA-binding protein, translating into MNHDAYDDNYIRSILNGVKSIAMVGASPVNVRPSYFAFKYLAQRGYDMIPVNPGHVGKTLMGKPFVASLADIGRPIDMIDIFRNSSHIMPVVDEALKLSPLPKVIWMQLGARDDAAAEKAEAAGLKVVMNRCPKIEYGRLSSEISWMGVNSRTLSSKRAPVPTQGMRLSLNRTSFGGGQTAASDRAAKNKTERT; encoded by the coding sequence ATGAACCACGACGCCTACGACGACAATTACATCCGCAGCATCCTCAACGGCGTGAAGTCGATCGCGATGGTCGGCGCCTCGCCGGTCAATGTGCGGCCGAGCTATTTTGCGTTCAAATATCTGGCGCAGCGCGGCTACGACATGATCCCGGTCAATCCCGGCCATGTCGGCAAGACGCTGATGGGCAAGCCGTTCGTGGCGTCACTCGCCGATATCGGCCGCCCGATCGACATGATCGACATCTTCCGCAATTCGAGCCACATCATGCCCGTCGTCGACGAGGCGCTGAAGCTGTCACCGCTGCCGAAGGTGATCTGGATGCAGCTCGGCGCGCGCGACGATGCCGCCGCCGAAAAGGCCGAGGCCGCGGGGCTGAAGGTCGTGATGAACCGCTGCCCGAAGATCGAGTATGGCCGGCTGTCGTCGGAGATTTCCTGGATGGGGGTCAATTCGCGCACGCTGAGTTCCAAGCGCGCACCGGTGCCGACGCAGGGCATGCGGCTGTCGCTCAACCGCACCAGCTTCGGCGGCGGCCAGACTGCGGCATCCGATCGCGCCGCGAAAAACAAAACCGAGAGGACCTGA
- a CDS encoding enoyl-CoA hydratase codes for MSAQAARAEAPHASILLRETVGSIAILTLNRPAARNSLSEGMIGELHAALNGIRDDKAIRGVVLAANGPAYSAGHDMKELTARRSDADRGRGYFAQIMNACSAMMQAIVHLPKPVVAAVQGIATAAGCQLVASCDLAIASEAATFATPGVDIGLFCSTPMVALSRNVPRKQAMEMLLTGEPISAATAQDIGLINRVVPSGTERDAAIALAQKVALKSAYTVKLGKEAFYRQAEMSLADAYRFAAEVMTENMMARDAEEGIGAFIEKREPKWQDK; via the coding sequence ATGTCCGCCCAAGCCGCCCGCGCCGAAGCACCGCACGCCTCGATCCTGCTGCGCGAAACCGTCGGCAGTATCGCGATACTGACGCTCAATCGCCCGGCGGCGCGCAACAGCCTGTCGGAAGGCATGATCGGCGAGCTGCACGCTGCGCTGAACGGGATCCGGGACGACAAGGCCATTCGCGGCGTCGTGCTCGCCGCAAATGGTCCGGCCTACTCCGCCGGCCATGACATGAAGGAATTGACCGCACGCCGCAGCGACGCCGACCGCGGCCGCGGCTATTTTGCGCAGATCATGAACGCCTGTAGCGCGATGATGCAGGCCATCGTGCATCTGCCGAAGCCGGTGGTCGCCGCCGTGCAGGGCATCGCGACCGCGGCCGGCTGCCAGCTCGTCGCGAGCTGCGATCTCGCGATCGCTTCCGAGGCCGCGACGTTTGCGACGCCGGGCGTCGACATCGGACTGTTCTGCTCGACGCCGATGGTGGCGCTGTCGCGCAACGTGCCGCGCAAGCAGGCGATGGAGATGCTGCTGACCGGCGAGCCGATCTCCGCGGCAACCGCGCAAGATATCGGCCTGATCAACCGCGTGGTGCCATCAGGCACCGAGCGCGACGCGGCGATCGCGCTGGCACAGAAGGTCGCGCTGAAATCGGCCTACACCGTCAAGCTCGGCAAGGAGGCGTTCTATCGCCAGGCCGAGATGAGCCTCGCGGATGCCTATCGCTTCGCCGCCGAGGTGATGACCGAGAACATGATGGCGCGCGACGCCGAGGAAGGCATCGGCGCCTTCATCGAAAAGCGCGAGCCGAAATGGCAGGACAAGTAA
- the nadA gene encoding quinolinate synthase NadA, translating into MASLDTALLERTAPLYERVKRVIPPFEWATFAEDVDAILDLKRRRNAVVLAHNYQTPEIFHGVADIVGDSLLLAREATKVDADIIVLAGVHFMAETAKLLNPAKTVLIPDLRAGCSLADSITPADVRLMRARYPDAPVVAYVNTSTAVKAESDICCTSGNALKVVESLDAERVIMLPDEYLAQNIAKQTSKKIIAWKGHCEVHELFTAEDVRQLREDHPNVTVLAHPECPPEVVAEADFSGSTAAMQSFVETKRPPRVVLLTECSMSDNIAAGHPDVEFVRPCNLCPHMKRITLKNIRHALETNQHEVTIDPAIADRARKSVERMLAL; encoded by the coding sequence ATGGCATCCCTCGATACCGCACTGCTCGAACGCACGGCGCCGCTCTATGAACGGGTCAAGCGCGTCATCCCGCCCTTCGAATGGGCCACCTTCGCCGAGGACGTCGACGCCATCCTCGACCTGAAACGCCGCCGCAATGCGGTGGTGCTGGCGCACAATTACCAGACGCCGGAGATCTTCCACGGCGTCGCCGATATCGTCGGCGACAGCCTCTTGCTGGCGCGCGAAGCCACGAAAGTCGACGCCGACATCATCGTGCTCGCCGGCGTGCACTTCATGGCCGAAACGGCGAAGCTGCTCAATCCGGCCAAGACCGTGCTGATCCCCGACCTCCGGGCCGGTTGCTCGCTGGCGGATTCCATCACGCCCGCGGATGTGCGGCTGATGCGGGCGCGCTATCCGGATGCGCCCGTGGTCGCCTACGTCAACACCTCGACCGCGGTGAAGGCGGAGTCCGATATCTGCTGCACCTCGGGCAATGCGCTGAAGGTCGTGGAATCGCTGGATGCCGAACGCGTCATCATGCTGCCGGATGAATATCTGGCGCAGAATATCGCCAAGCAGACCAGCAAGAAGATCATCGCTTGGAAAGGCCACTGCGAGGTGCACGAGCTGTTCACCGCCGAGGACGTGCGTCAGCTGCGTGAGGATCATCCCAACGTGACTGTCCTGGCGCATCCGGAATGCCCGCCCGAGGTCGTCGCTGAAGCAGACTTTTCGGGTTCGACGGCTGCGATGCAGTCCTTTGTCGAGACCAAGCGTCCGCCGCGCGTCGTGCTGCTGACGGAGTGCTCGATGAGCGACAACATCGCCGCGGGGCATCCGGATGTCGAGTTCGTCCGGCCCTGCAATCTCTGCCCCCACATGAAGCGGATCACGCTGAAAAACATCCGCCACGCGCTGGAAACCAACCAGCACGAGGTGACGATCGATCCCGCAATCGCCGACCGCGCGCGAAAAAGCGTCGAAAGGATGCTGGCGCTATGA
- a CDS encoding AI-2E family transporter → MTDPADSRLQTRNDMAWAIAVGGIGIVLFAALLLFAWNFAATLFLLFSGMLLGVGLNAMTAHLGRLIGLPHALRLAIVCVVLAGLLGGIVFLGGTTIAEQATVLSNTIKSQLGNVRSFLEQHGVDTSYLDFTNAAGEAKPEAGGVATTTQAPAQTHGGIPGAGALASSGGAIISQTLKVLLGTVSVVGNFFIVLFLGLAFAAQPSIYRAGLLFIAPAEYRDQATHIVDRIGETLERWLIAQIITMVAVFLVTWIGLLIIGIPSSFILGIQAGLLAFIPTVGAILGGLIVVLASLATGWIAALSAFILFLGVHALESYVLTPIIQRQALDIPPATLFAFQILLGVVFGIWGLALALPLMAIAKVMIDHFKAEDGAPAQAT, encoded by the coding sequence GTGACCGATCCGGCCGACAGTCGCCTGCAGACCCGCAACGACATGGCTTGGGCGATCGCCGTCGGCGGCATCGGCATCGTGCTGTTCGCGGCGTTGCTGCTGTTCGCCTGGAATTTCGCAGCGACCCTGTTCCTGTTGTTTTCGGGCATGCTGCTGGGCGTCGGGCTGAATGCCATGACCGCCCATCTTGGCCGGCTGATCGGGCTGCCCCACGCGCTGCGGCTCGCGATCGTCTGCGTGGTGCTGGCGGGGCTGCTGGGCGGCATTGTCTTCCTTGGCGGAACCACGATCGCCGAACAGGCCACCGTGCTGAGCAACACCATCAAGTCGCAGCTCGGCAACGTCCGCAGTTTCCTGGAACAGCACGGCGTCGATACCAGCTATCTCGATTTCACCAACGCCGCCGGCGAGGCCAAGCCGGAAGCCGGCGGCGTCGCGACGACGACGCAAGCGCCGGCCCAAACGCATGGCGGCATACCCGGCGCCGGTGCGCTCGCCTCCAGCGGGGGCGCCATCATCAGCCAGACGCTGAAGGTCTTGCTCGGCACCGTCAGCGTGGTCGGCAATTTCTTCATTGTGCTGTTCCTGGGGCTGGCCTTCGCGGCGCAGCCGAGCATCTATCGCGCCGGGCTCTTGTTCATCGCGCCGGCGGAATATCGCGATCAGGCCACACATATCGTCGACCGCATCGGCGAGACGCTGGAGCGCTGGCTGATCGCGCAGATCATCACCATGGTGGCGGTGTTCCTGGTGACCTGGATCGGGCTTCTGATCATCGGGATTCCGAGCTCGTTCATCCTCGGCATCCAGGCCGGCCTGCTGGCCTTCATCCCGACGGTCGGCGCGATCCTCGGCGGGCTGATCGTGGTGTTGGCGAGCCTCGCCACGGGATGGATCGCGGCGCTGTCCGCCTTCATCCTGTTCCTCGGCGTGCACGCGCTGGAAAGCTACGTGCTGACGCCGATCATCCAGCGCCAGGCGCTCGACATCCCGCCGGCGACGCTGTTCGCGTTCCAGATCCTGCTCGGCGTCGTCTTCGGCATCTGGGGGCTGGCGCTGGCGCTGCCACTGATGGCGATCGCCAAGGTGATGATCGACCACTTCAAGGCCGAGGACGGAGCGCCCGCGCAGGCGACGTGA